One part of the Paracoccus sp. MBLB3053 genome encodes these proteins:
- a CDS encoding alpha/beta fold hydrolase, translating into MDVRHFAADDGARLAYRDQGEGLAVLALPGLTRTGRDFDYLAPHLPGVRLIRPDYRGRGASAWTGAATYSVQQEARDVLELLNHLELEQAAIIGTSRGGIIGMYLAATAANRLHGLCLNDVGPILHRPGLEKIKEYVGRNPAARSYEDLARKLPKLMPEFANVPEGRWLDEVQRHYIETNDGLRINYDPELRESFLSAFEGPDVDLWPLFDAIGDLPLALIHGANSDLLSRDVATEMRRRRPDMVFAEVPDRGHIPFLDEPEAIRAITEWLGKID; encoded by the coding sequence ATGGACGTCCGCCACTTCGCAGCAGATGACGGAGCAAGGCTGGCTTACCGCGATCAGGGCGAAGGGCTTGCGGTCCTTGCGCTTCCCGGACTGACCCGAACGGGGCGGGATTTCGACTATCTCGCGCCCCATCTGCCCGGCGTGCGCCTGATCCGCCCGGATTATCGCGGTCGTGGCGCCTCTGCCTGGACCGGAGCGGCGACTTATTCCGTCCAGCAGGAAGCCCGCGACGTCCTCGAACTTCTGAACCACCTTGAATTGGAACAGGCCGCGATCATCGGCACCTCGCGCGGCGGCATTATCGGCATGTATCTGGCGGCGACTGCCGCCAACCGCCTGCACGGTCTCTGCCTGAACGATGTCGGCCCGATCCTGCATCGGCCAGGTCTTGAAAAGATCAAGGAATATGTCGGACGCAATCCGGCCGCCCGCAGCTACGAAGACCTTGCCCGCAAGCTTCCCAAGCTGATGCCGGAATTCGCGAACGTCCCCGAAGGAAGGTGGCTCGACGAGGTCCAGCGCCACTATATCGAGACGAATGACGGGCTGCGCATCAATTACGACCCCGAATTGCGCGAATCCTTTCTCTCGGCGTTCGAAGGCCCGGATGTGGATCTGTGGCCGCTTTTCGATGCGATCGGAGACCTGCCGCTTGCACTGATCCATGGTGCAAATTCGGATCTGCTTTCGCGCGATGTCGCGACCGAGATGCGCCGTCGCCGCCCCGACATGGTCTTTGCCGAAGTTCCCGATCGCGGCCATATCCCGTTTCTGGACGAGCCCGAGGCGATCCGTGCCATCACGGAATGGCTAGGGAAAATAGACTGA